The following coding sequences lie in one Arachis hypogaea cultivar Tifrunner chromosome 9, arahy.Tifrunner.gnm2.J5K5, whole genome shotgun sequence genomic window:
- the LOC112712627 gene encoding galactose-binding lectin-like codes for MKPFCVLLTFLLLLAASSKKVNSAKTETVSFNYNSFNQGNPAINLQGDVTVLSDGNLLLTNLNNSNSVGRVLYATPVRIWSSATGNVASFVTSFSFEMKDYNDYDPADGIIFFIAPEDTQIPAGSIGGGTLGVSDTQGAGHFVGVEFDTFSNSEYNDPPTHHVGIDVNSVKSLKTVPWNSVSGAVVKVTVIYDSSSKTLSVVVTNENGDITTIAEVVDLKAKLPERVKFGFSAAGSGRGRQIHLIRSWSFTSTLITTTTTSINNNEKKIMSILTA; via the coding sequence ATGAAACCATTTTGTGTTTTacttactttcttgctcttgctAGCAGCAAGTAGTAAGAAGGTGAACTCAGCCAAAACCGAAACAGTGTCCTTCAACTACAACTCTTTCAATCAAGGTAACCCCGCAATAAATCTCCAAGGTGACGTCACTGTTCTTTCAGATGGCAATCTCCTACTCACCAACCTCAACAACTCCAATAGCGTCGGCCGTGTTCTGTATGCCACGCCTGTGCGCATTTGGAGCAGTGCCACCGGCAATGTCGCCAGCTTCGTCACCTCCTTCTCTTTCGAGATGAAGGATTATAACGATTATGATCCTGCCGACGGTATCATCTTTTTTATTGCACCGGAAGATACCCAGATTCCTGCCGGCAGTATTGGCGGTGGAACCTTAGGTGTCTCTGACACCCAAGGTGCGGGTCACTTTGTTGGCGTAGAGTTTGATACCTTTTCCAACAGTGAGTACAACGATCCACCCACTCATCACGTTGGAATTGATGTAAACAGTGTGAAATCGTTGAAGACCGTACCATGGAATAGTGTGAGTGGAGCAGTGGTGAAAGTGACTGTGATATATGACTCTTCGTCAAAGACATTGAGTGTTGTTGTGACCAACGAGAATGGCGATATTACCACCATTGCTGAAGTTGTTGATTTGAAGGCGAAGCTTCCGGAGAGGGTCAAGTTCGGTTTTTCTGCCGCCGGCTCCGGTCGCGGTCGTCAGATTCATCTCATCCGTTCATGGTCGTTTACTTCGACCTTGATAACAACAACTACAACAAGCATCAACAACAACGAAAAGAAAATAATGAGTATCTTAACTGCATGA